One Streptomyces sp. RPA4-2 genomic window carries:
- a CDS encoding response regulator transcription factor, whose translation MPQTVLLAEDDRAIRHALERALTLEGYAVTAVADGVEALAQAHRTPPDILVLDVMMPGIDGLQVCRVLRAEGDRTPILMLTALVETADRIAGLDAGADDYVVKPFDVEEVFARLRALLRRTSPVNGAPAAGPEVASAPAPIPAPAPAPASRESLGQISAAGLHMDVQARRAWRGQRELELTRTEFELLELLVRNAGIVLDHATIYDRIWGYDFGPGSKNLAVYVGYLRRKLDGPGAPALIHTVRGVGYVLRED comes from the coding sequence GTGCCCCAGACTGTGCTGCTCGCCGAGGACGACCGTGCCATCCGCCATGCCCTGGAGAGGGCACTGACGCTGGAGGGCTACGCGGTGACGGCCGTCGCCGACGGCGTCGAGGCGCTGGCGCAGGCCCACCGCACTCCACCGGACATCCTGGTCCTGGACGTCATGATGCCCGGCATCGACGGACTCCAGGTGTGCCGTGTGCTGCGCGCGGAGGGGGACCGTACACCGATCCTGATGCTCACCGCCCTGGTCGAGACGGCCGACCGCATCGCGGGCCTGGACGCCGGTGCCGACGACTACGTGGTCAAGCCGTTCGACGTGGAGGAGGTGTTCGCCCGGCTGCGGGCGCTGCTGCGCCGTACGAGCCCGGTGAACGGCGCCCCCGCCGCCGGACCGGAGGTCGCGTCCGCCCCGGCACCGATCCCGGCCCCGGCACCGGCACCGGCGTCCCGGGAGTCCCTGGGGCAGATCTCCGCGGCCGGGCTGCACATGGACGTCCAGGCGCGTCGCGCCTGGCGCGGGCAGCGCGAGCTGGAGCTGACCCGCACCGAGTTCGAACTGCTCGAACTCCTCGTCCGCAACGCGGGCATCGTCCTCGACCACGCCACGATCTACGACCGCATCTGGGGCTACGACTTCGGACCCGGCTCCAAGAACCTCGCCGTCTACGTGGGATACCTGCGCCGCAAACTCGACGGGCCGGGGGCGCCGGCGCTGATCCACACGGTGCGGGGCGTGGGGTACGTCCTGAGGGAGGACTGA
- a CDS encoding FMN reductase codes for MRLVVVSAGLSVPSSTRLLADRLAAATVRESAARVEVVELRDLAVEIAHNLTNGFPGRALGSALDAVTAADGLIVVTPVFSASYSGLFKSFFDVLDKDALAGKPVLIAATGGSSRHSLVTEHALRPLFAYLRAVVVPTAVYAASEDWGAEGLAERIDRAAGELAALMTGLSAAAGTATAGVGAAPVPRAPVPTGTAPTGTAPTGTVPVRAVPARSASGGGFEVVPFEQQLAALRP; via the coding sequence ATGAGGCTCGTCGTCGTCTCGGCGGGGCTGAGCGTCCCGTCGTCCACCCGGCTGCTGGCCGACCGGCTGGCGGCGGCGACCGTCCGTGAGAGCGCCGCGCGGGTCGAGGTCGTCGAACTGCGCGACCTCGCCGTCGAGATCGCGCACAACCTCACCAACGGGTTCCCCGGGCGGGCCCTGGGCTCCGCGCTCGACGCCGTGACGGCGGCGGACGGCCTGATCGTCGTCACGCCGGTGTTCTCGGCGTCGTACAGCGGCCTGTTCAAGTCCTTCTTCGACGTACTGGACAAGGACGCGCTCGCCGGGAAGCCGGTCCTGATCGCCGCGACCGGCGGCTCGTCCCGGCACTCCCTCGTGACCGAACACGCCCTGCGCCCGCTCTTCGCCTACCTGCGCGCCGTCGTCGTACCGACCGCGGTGTACGCCGCGTCCGAGGACTGGGGCGCGGAGGGACTGGCCGAACGGATCGACCGGGCGGCCGGGGAGCTGGCGGCGCTGATGACGGGACTCTCGGCGGCGGCCGGTACGGCGACGGCCGGGGTCGGTGCGGCACCCGTTCCGAGGGCACCCGTTCCGACGGGGACCGCCCCGACCGGGACCGCCCCGACCGGGACCGTGCCTGTTCGTGCCGTACCCGCGCGGAGCGCGTCCGGTGGTGGCTTCGAGGTCGTCCCTTTCGAGCAGCAGCTCGCGGCGCTGCGGCCGTAG
- a CDS encoding LLM class flavin-dependent oxidoreductase, with the protein MQFGIFTVGDVTPDPTTGRSPSEHERIKAMVAIAQKAEEVGLDVFATGEHHNPPFVPSSPTTMLGYVAARTENLILSTSTTLITTNDPVKIAEDFAMLQHLAEGRVDVMMGRGNTGPVYPWFGQDIRQGINLAIENYALLHRLWREDVVTWEGKFRTPLQSFTSTPRPLDGVAPFVWHGSIRSPEIAEQAAYYGDGFFHNNIFWPADHTRRMVELYRERYAHYGHGTAEQAIVGLGGQVFMRHNSQDAVREFRPYFDNAPVYGHGPSLEDFTDQTPLTVGSPQQVIEKTLTFREYAGDYQRQLFLVDHAGLPLKTVLEQIDMLGEEVVPVLREEFAKNRPATVPDAPTHRARVAAAREVTVA; encoded by the coding sequence ATGCAGTTCGGGATATTCACCGTCGGCGACGTGACACCGGATCCGACCACCGGCCGGTCACCGAGCGAGCACGAGCGCATCAAGGCCATGGTCGCCATCGCGCAGAAGGCCGAGGAAGTCGGCCTGGACGTCTTCGCGACCGGTGAGCACCACAACCCGCCGTTCGTGCCCTCGTCGCCGACCACGATGCTCGGCTACGTGGCGGCACGCACCGAGAACCTCATCCTGTCCACCTCCACCACCCTCATCACCACCAACGACCCGGTGAAGATCGCCGAGGACTTCGCGATGCTCCAGCATCTGGCGGAGGGCAGGGTCGACGTGATGATGGGCCGCGGCAACACCGGGCCGGTGTACCCCTGGTTCGGGCAGGACATCCGCCAGGGCATCAACCTCGCCATCGAGAACTACGCGCTGCTGCACCGCCTGTGGCGCGAGGACGTGGTGACGTGGGAGGGCAAGTTCCGTACGCCCCTGCAGTCGTTCACGTCGACGCCCCGGCCGCTGGACGGCGTGGCGCCGTTCGTCTGGCACGGCTCGATCCGCTCCCCGGAGATCGCCGAGCAGGCCGCTTACTACGGCGACGGCTTCTTCCACAACAACATCTTCTGGCCGGCCGACCACACCCGGCGGATGGTCGAGCTCTACCGCGAGCGTTACGCGCACTACGGGCACGGCACCGCCGAGCAGGCCATCGTCGGCCTGGGCGGTCAGGTCTTCATGCGGCACAACTCGCAGGACGCCGTACGGGAGTTCCGGCCCTACTTCGACAACGCGCCGGTGTACGGACACGGGCCGTCCCTGGAGGACTTCACCGACCAGACGCCGCTGACCGTCGGCTCGCCCCAGCAGGTCATCGAGAAGACGCTGACCTTCCGGGAGTACGCCGGTGACTACCAGCGCCAGCTGTTCCTGGTGGACCACGCCGGACTGCCGCTGAAGACCGTGCTGGAGCAGATCGACATGCTGGGCGAGGAGGTCGTCCCCGTCCTGCGCGAGGAGTTCGCCAAGAACCGTCCGGCCACGGTGCCGGACGCCCCGACCCACCGGGCCCGCGTGGCCGCCGCCCGGGAGGTGACCGTCGCATGA
- a CDS encoding SDR family NAD(P)-dependent oxidoreductase yields the protein MTSAAPSASSRIAVVTGASSGIGAATARQLAAAGYRVVLTARRKDRIEALAEEINAAGHQAAAYTLDVTDRAAVDEFATAFGTIGVLVNNAGGALGADPVATGDPAEWRQMYETNVIGTLNVTQALLPALTASGDGTVVVLSSTAGHGTYEGGAGYVAAKHAEHVLAETLRLEIVGTPVRVIEVAPGMVKTDEFALTRFGGDTAKAEKVYAGVAEPLTADDVADTITWAVTRPSHVNIDLLVVRPRAQASNTKVHREL from the coding sequence ATGACGTCCGCCGCGCCCTCCGCCTCCTCCCGCATCGCCGTCGTCACCGGCGCGAGCAGCGGCATCGGCGCGGCGACGGCCCGGCAGCTCGCCGCGGCCGGCTACCGCGTCGTCCTGACCGCCCGCCGCAAGGACCGCATCGAGGCGCTGGCCGAGGAGATCAACGCGGCGGGGCACCAGGCCGCCGCGTACACGCTGGACGTCACGGACCGCGCGGCGGTGGACGAGTTCGCCACGGCCTTCGGCACGATCGGCGTCCTGGTCAACAACGCGGGCGGCGCGCTGGGCGCCGACCCGGTGGCGACCGGCGACCCGGCCGAGTGGCGGCAGATGTACGAGACGAACGTCATCGGCACGCTGAACGTCACCCAGGCCCTGCTGCCCGCCCTCACCGCCAGCGGCGACGGCACGGTGGTGGTGCTCTCCTCCACCGCCGGCCACGGCACCTACGAGGGCGGCGCCGGCTACGTCGCGGCCAAGCACGCCGAGCACGTCCTCGCCGAGACCCTCCGGCTGGAGATCGTCGGCACCCCGGTCCGTGTCATCGAGGTCGCGCCCGGCATGGTCAAGACGGACGAGTTCGCGCTGACCCGCTTCGGCGGCGACACGGCGAAGGCGGAGAAGGTGTACGCGGGCGTTGCCGAACCGCTCACCGCCGACGACGTGGCGGACACCATCACCTGGGCGGTCACCCGCCCCAGCCACGTCAACATCGACCTTCTCGTGGTGCGCCCCCGCGCCCAGGCGTCCAACACGAAGGTCCACCGGGAGCTGTGA
- a CDS encoding ATP-binding protein, whose protein sequence is MREVRPGRLKVYLGAAPGVGKTYRMLDEGHRRAARGADVVVGFARCHGRPHTEAMLDGLEQVPPVRCRHRGEEREEMDLTAVLARRPQVVIVDEFAHANVPGDGRNPERRQDIEELLAAGIDVITALDIRHLESLGDVVERITRVPQRETVPDEAVRRADRIELVDMDPRDLRRRMAHGTIYPPERIDAALADHFRPANLTALRRLALLWTADRVDEALRSYRPERAGDGGRESRERVVVALTGGREGDTLIRRAARIAGLPRALDGLDALDPVGSGTATRAGSDLLAVHVTRSDSLAAGASHASLARQRRLVENLGGSYHSVVGDDVATALVEFARAENATQLVLGTSRRGRVERFVTGRGTGETVVGLSADIDVHMVTHERAGRGTLLPSRRRTLPTARLVAGPVAGLVLPVLLTLLLAQARGTVNLTSEALLFLLTVVGVACIGGVASAVIASVTASLLLNYWFIPPVGSFTLADPNAVLAVGVFTVVAATVAAVVDRSLRLSRRAARATAEAETMSSLAGTIVRGGETIPALLERTRETFGTDSAELVDRPPPPGTDSGAAVVVPAGPGSHLVLRGRTLASSERRVLAAFAAHVGSAVERARLAEAAAEVEPVRAADRMRTALLRAVGHDLRTPLAAGWAAVASLRSRDVEFSAADRDELLATADESMAKLNRLVENLLDLSRLQAGALSLNLRATALEEVLPAALADVPGVEVRDLEKLPAVLADPPLLERVIANLAGNAARHTPAGRPVLLTASAHAGRVEVRVVDRGPGIPPSDRDRLFEPFQRLGDTDNSTGLGLGLALSRGLTEAMDGTLVPEDTPGGGLTMVLSLPCARDAQEARDGVPPAVVP, encoded by the coding sequence ATGCGTGAGGTGCGGCCCGGACGGCTGAAGGTCTACCTCGGGGCTGCCCCGGGCGTCGGCAAGACCTACCGCATGCTCGACGAAGGACACCGCCGGGCGGCGCGCGGCGCCGACGTCGTGGTGGGGTTCGCGCGGTGCCACGGACGCCCGCACACCGAGGCGATGCTCGACGGCCTGGAGCAGGTGCCACCGGTCCGTTGCCGCCACCGGGGTGAGGAGCGCGAGGAGATGGACCTCACCGCGGTCCTCGCGCGCCGTCCGCAGGTCGTGATCGTCGACGAGTTCGCCCATGCCAACGTCCCCGGCGACGGCCGCAACCCGGAGCGCCGCCAGGACATCGAGGAGCTGCTGGCCGCCGGGATCGACGTCATCACGGCGCTGGACATCCGGCACCTGGAATCGCTCGGCGACGTCGTCGAGAGGATCACGCGGGTACCGCAGCGCGAGACCGTGCCCGACGAGGCCGTCCGCCGCGCCGACCGGATCGAACTGGTGGACATGGACCCGCGGGACCTGCGCCGCCGGATGGCGCACGGCACCATCTACCCACCCGAACGGATCGACGCGGCCCTCGCCGACCACTTCCGCCCCGCCAACCTGACCGCGCTGCGCCGGCTGGCCCTGCTGTGGACGGCCGACCGCGTCGACGAGGCGCTGCGGTCGTACCGGCCGGAGCGGGCGGGCGACGGCGGACGGGAGTCCCGCGAGCGGGTCGTGGTCGCGCTCACCGGCGGCCGCGAGGGCGACACCCTCATCCGGCGCGCCGCCCGGATCGCGGGCCTCCCGCGCGCTCTCGACGGGCTCGACGCTCTCGACCCCGTCGGCTCGGGGACGGCCACCCGGGCCGGCAGCGATCTGCTCGCCGTGCACGTGACGCGCAGCGACTCTCTCGCCGCGGGCGCCTCGCACGCCTCCCTCGCCCGGCAGCGGCGGCTCGTCGAGAACCTCGGCGGCAGCTACCACTCGGTCGTCGGCGACGACGTGGCCACCGCGCTGGTCGAGTTCGCGCGGGCCGAGAACGCCACCCAGCTCGTCCTCGGCACCAGCCGCCGCGGACGCGTCGAGCGCTTCGTCACCGGACGCGGCACCGGAGAGACGGTGGTCGGGCTCTCCGCCGACATCGACGTCCACATGGTCACGCACGAGCGGGCGGGCCGGGGCACACTGCTGCCGTCGAGGCGCCGTACGCTGCCCACCGCGCGGCTGGTCGCCGGGCCGGTCGCCGGTCTCGTCCTGCCGGTGCTGCTCACCCTTCTCCTCGCCCAGGCGCGCGGCACCGTCAATCTCACCAGTGAGGCGCTGCTGTTCCTGCTCACCGTGGTGGGTGTGGCCTGCATCGGTGGTGTCGCCTCGGCCGTGATCGCCTCGGTCACGGCGTCGCTGCTGCTCAACTACTGGTTCATCCCGCCGGTCGGCTCGTTCACGCTCGCCGATCCGAACGCCGTGCTCGCGGTGGGCGTCTTCACGGTCGTCGCCGCCACGGTCGCGGCCGTCGTCGACCGGTCGCTGCGGCTGTCCCGGCGCGCCGCCCGCGCCACCGCCGAGGCCGAGACCATGTCGTCGCTCGCGGGCACCATCGTGCGGGGCGGCGAGACGATCCCGGCGCTGCTGGAACGGACCCGGGAGACGTTCGGGACGGATTCCGCCGAACTGGTGGACCGGCCGCCCCCGCCGGGCACGGACAGCGGGGCGGCCGTGGTCGTGCCCGCGGGGCCGGGTTCCCACCTGGTCCTGCGCGGACGCACCCTCGCCTCCTCCGAGCGGCGGGTGCTGGCCGCCTTCGCCGCGCACGTCGGCTCAGCCGTCGAGCGGGCCCGGCTCGCGGAGGCCGCCGCCGAGGTGGAGCCTGTCCGGGCCGCCGACCGGATGCGTACGGCGCTGCTGCGGGCGGTCGGCCACGACCTGCGCACCCCGCTCGCCGCCGGCTGGGCCGCCGTCGCCTCGCTGCGCAGCCGTGACGTCGAGTTCTCCGCCGCGGACCGCGACGAACTCCTCGCCACCGCGGACGAGTCGATGGCCAAGCTGAACCGGCTGGTGGAGAACCTGCTCGACCTCAGTCGTCTGCAGGCCGGCGCGCTCAGTCTGAACCTGCGGGCCACCGCGCTGGAGGAGGTGCTCCCGGCGGCGCTCGCGGACGTTCCCGGGGTCGAGGTCCGCGACCTGGAGAAGCTCCCGGCCGTCCTCGCCGACCCGCCGCTCCTGGAACGGGTGATCGCCAACCTGGCCGGCAACGCCGCCCGGCACACCCCCGCGGGGCGCCCGGTGCTGCTGACCGCCAGCGCGCACGCGGGCCGGGTCGAGGTGCGGGTCGTGGACCGCGGTCCCGGTATCCCGCCGTCGGACCGCGACCGCCTCTTCGAGCCCTTCCAGCGGCTGGGCGACACCGACAACTCGACGGGTCTGGGCCTCGGCCTCGCCCTGTCCCGGGGCCTGACCGAGGCGATGGACGGCACCCTCGTCCCGGAGGACACCCCGGGCGGCGGGCTCACGATGGTGCTGTCGCTGCCGTGCGCGCGGGACGCGCAGGAAGCGCGGGACGGTGTGCCGCCGGCGGTGGTGCCGTAG
- a CDS encoding RtcB family protein, with amino-acid sequence MSYVEMPGAQVPIRMWADPASVEDVALRQLQNVATLPWIKGLAVMPDVHFGKGATVGSVIAMRDAVCPAAVGVDIGCGMSAVKTSLTAGDLPGDLSRLRSKVEQAIPVGRGMHDAPLEPGDVHGLAAAGWDDLWGRFDGIADAVKFRQERAAKQMGTLGSGNHFVEICTDTTGSVWLMLHSGSRNIGKELAEHHIGVAQKLPHNQGLVDRDLAVFVADTPQMAAYRNDLFWAQEYAKYNRTLMMALLKDVIRKEFRKAKPTFEPEVSCHHNYVNIERYEGMDLLVTRKGAISARAGEFGIIPGSMGTGSYIVKGLGNEKSFNSASHGAGRRMSRNAAKRRFSTRDLEEQTRGVECRKDSGVVDEIPGAYKPIEQVIEQQRDLVEVVAKLKQVVCVKG; translated from the coding sequence ATGTCGTACGTGGAGATGCCGGGCGCGCAGGTACCCATCCGGATGTGGGCCGACCCGGCGTCGGTCGAGGACGTCGCGCTGCGCCAGCTGCAGAACGTGGCGACCCTGCCGTGGATCAAGGGCCTCGCCGTGATGCCGGACGTGCATTTCGGGAAGGGCGCCACGGTCGGGTCGGTCATCGCGATGCGGGACGCGGTGTGCCCGGCGGCGGTGGGCGTCGACATCGGCTGCGGGATGTCCGCGGTCAAGACGTCGCTGACCGCGGGCGACCTGCCGGGGGATCTGTCCCGGCTCCGGTCGAAGGTCGAGCAGGCGATCCCGGTGGGGCGGGGGATGCATGACGCGCCCCTCGAGCCCGGCGACGTGCACGGACTGGCCGCGGCGGGGTGGGACGACCTGTGGGGGCGGTTCGACGGGATCGCGGATGCCGTGAAGTTCCGCCAGGAGCGGGCGGCGAAGCAGATGGGGACGCTCGGCTCGGGCAACCATTTCGTCGAGATCTGCACGGACACGACCGGTTCCGTCTGGCTGATGCTGCACTCCGGTTCGCGGAACATCGGCAAGGAACTGGCCGAGCACCACATCGGCGTCGCCCAGAAGCTCCCGCACAACCAGGGCCTCGTCGACCGTGACCTGGCGGTCTTCGTCGCGGACACCCCGCAGATGGCGGCCTACCGCAACGACCTGTTCTGGGCGCAGGAGTACGCGAAGTACAACCGCACGCTGATGATGGCGCTCCTGAAGGACGTGATCCGCAAGGAGTTCAGGAAGGCGAAGCCGACCTTCGAGCCGGAGGTCAGCTGCCATCACAACTACGTCAACATCGAGCGCTACGAAGGCATGGACCTGCTCGTCACGCGCAAGGGCGCCATCAGCGCCCGCGCCGGGGAGTTCGGCATCATCCCGGGGTCGATGGGGACGGGCTCGTACATCGTGAAGGGCCTCGGCAACGAGAAGTCCTTCAACTCGGCGTCGCACGGCGCGGGCCGGCGCATGAGCCGCAACGCGGCGAAGCGCCGCTTCTCGACGCGGGACCTGGAGGAGCAGACGCGGGGCGTCGAGTGCCGCAAGGACTCCGGCGTCGTCGACGAGATCCCGGGCGCGTACAAGCCGATCGAGCAGGTCATCGAGCAGCAGCGCGACCTCGTGGAGGTCGTGGCGAAGCTGAAGCAGGTCGTCTGCGTGAAGGGCTGA
- a CDS encoding APC family permease, producing MASTEHAPTSRLRAWMLEGLSDMGKGRRVPEPATPEPVHKGQRWWRVMCLTGVDYFSTLGYQPGIAALAAGLLSPVATVVLVVVTLAGALPVYRRVAEESPRGEGSIAMLERLLSFWKGKLFVLTLLGFAATDFLITITLSAADASTHLVENPHLTNALHDRQMLITLILVALLGAVFLKGFLEAIGVAVVLVGIYLALNVVVAVTGLWHVAAEAHVVTDWGTALTAEHGNAFAMIGVALLVFPKLALGLSGFETGVAVMPHVEGDPDDTEERPGGRIRDTKKLLTTAALIMSVFLIVTSFITTVLIPEKEFESGGQANGRALAYLAHEYLGGVFGTVYDVSTIAILWFAGASAMAGLLNLMPRYLPRYGMAPHWARAVRPMVIVFTLVAFLVTWIFDADVDAQGGAYATGVLVLISSAAIAVTIAARKAGQRNWTVAFGVISVVFLYTTVVNVIERPDGVKIGACFIAGIILVSLLSRLARAFELRVTSVTLDAMAERFVRDIASRRIRFIANEPDSRDIGEYREKIKQIRADNDVPTTEDFVFVEVTVLDASEFETGLTVRGEVLHGRYRVLTLESASVPNALAALLLHVRDSTRCTPHIYFEWTEGNPFANFLRFFLFGQGEVAPVTREVLREAEPDPTCRPRVHVG from the coding sequence ATGGCCAGCACCGAGCACGCTCCCACGAGTCGCTTGCGGGCGTGGATGCTGGAGGGCCTGTCCGACATGGGCAAGGGCCGCCGGGTGCCGGAGCCCGCCACGCCGGAGCCCGTGCACAAGGGGCAGCGGTGGTGGCGCGTCATGTGCCTCACCGGCGTCGACTACTTCTCCACCCTCGGCTACCAGCCCGGCATCGCCGCCCTGGCCGCCGGACTGCTGTCCCCGGTGGCGACCGTCGTGCTCGTCGTCGTCACCCTCGCGGGCGCGCTGCCTGTCTACCGGCGGGTGGCCGAGGAGAGCCCCCGGGGCGAGGGCTCGATCGCGATGCTGGAACGGCTGCTGTCGTTCTGGAAGGGCAAACTCTTCGTCCTGACCCTGCTGGGCTTCGCCGCCACCGACTTCCTGATCACCATCACCCTTTCGGCCGCGGACGCCTCCACCCACCTCGTCGAGAACCCGCACCTCACCAACGCCCTGCACGACCGGCAGATGCTCATCACACTCATCCTGGTGGCCCTGCTCGGTGCCGTCTTCCTCAAGGGCTTCCTGGAGGCGATCGGTGTCGCGGTCGTCCTCGTGGGGATCTACCTGGCGCTCAACGTGGTGGTCGCGGTGACCGGGCTGTGGCACGTGGCCGCCGAGGCGCATGTGGTCACCGACTGGGGCACGGCCCTGACCGCGGAGCACGGGAACGCCTTCGCGATGATCGGGGTGGCCCTGCTGGTCTTCCCGAAACTCGCGCTCGGTCTGTCCGGCTTCGAGACCGGCGTGGCGGTCATGCCGCACGTCGAAGGCGACCCCGACGACACCGAGGAGAGGCCCGGGGGCCGTATCCGGGACACGAAGAAGCTGCTGACCACGGCCGCGCTGATCATGAGCGTGTTCCTGATCGTGACCAGCTTCATCACCACCGTGCTCATCCCGGAGAAGGAGTTCGAGTCGGGCGGCCAGGCCAACGGCCGCGCGCTCGCGTACCTCGCGCACGAGTACCTCGGCGGCGTCTTCGGCACGGTGTACGACGTGTCGACGATCGCCATCCTGTGGTTCGCCGGCGCCTCCGCCATGGCCGGACTGCTCAACCTGATGCCCCGCTACCTGCCCCGCTACGGCATGGCTCCCCATTGGGCGCGCGCCGTCCGCCCCATGGTGATCGTCTTCACCCTGGTCGCCTTCCTGGTCACCTGGATCTTCGACGCCGACGTCGACGCCCAGGGCGGTGCGTACGCCACCGGTGTGCTGGTGCTGATCAGCTCCGCGGCGATCGCGGTGACCATCGCCGCCCGCAAGGCCGGCCAGCGCAACTGGACCGTCGCCTTCGGCGTCATCTCCGTCGTCTTCCTCTACACGACCGTCGTCAACGTCATCGAGCGTCCCGACGGTGTCAAGATCGGCGCCTGCTTCATCGCCGGCATCATCCTCGTCTCGCTCCTCTCGCGGCTGGCCCGCGCCTTCGAGCTGCGCGTGACCAGCGTGACCCTCGACGCCATGGCCGAGCGCTTCGTCCGTGACATCGCGAGCCGCCGGATCCGGTTCATCGCCAACGAGCCGGACAGCCGTGACATCGGCGAGTACCGGGAGAAGATCAAACAGATCCGCGCCGACAACGACGTCCCCACCACGGAGGACTTCGTCTTCGTCGAGGTCACCGTCCTCGACGCGTCCGAGTTCGAGACGGGGCTCACGGTACGGGGGGAGGTGCTGCACGGGCGTTATCGCGTGCTGACGCTGGAGTCGGCGTCGGTGCCCAACGCGCTCGCGGCGCTGCTCCTCCATGTCCGGGACAGCACGCGGTGCACTCCGCACATCTACTTCGAGTGGACCGAGGGGAATCCCTTCGCGAACTTCCTGCGCTTCTTCCTCTTCGGGCAGGGCGAGGTCGCTCCCGTCACCCGGGAGGTCCTCCGCGAGGCGGAACCGGACCCCACGTGCCGACCCCGCGTCCACGTCGGCTGA
- a CDS encoding DUF3558 domain-containing protein, whose translation MQRKAYVPGTAVLLAALLAGCTGGSGGGDTTTDSKPGDVGATTPAAQPGKYRTLPEACAAVSHDSLDSLLPGIKQITDQEQRDTAYEGEATLTYDTDRRVGCGWKVESTDATDHLLVDFERVVSYDNAISDDARAQDIYATKEAAADLPAPAGSATASATGSASATGSGSGSGSGAPTPSSSASTPVTGGGTPSAGTSGTPADLQPRRLDSVGDDAFLDDKLNSASSTTQQRTVTVVFRTSNVIVTVEYAEQPTASAGAPDSKEMQDKARNLAQKLVDRFNG comes from the coding sequence GTGCAGCGGAAGGCGTACGTCCCCGGGACCGCCGTGCTCCTCGCGGCCCTGCTCGCCGGCTGCACCGGCGGTTCGGGAGGCGGGGACACCACGACGGACTCCAAGCCGGGTGACGTCGGCGCGACCACCCCCGCCGCCCAGCCGGGCAAGTACCGCACACTGCCGGAGGCCTGCGCCGCCGTCAGCCACGACAGCCTCGACTCGCTGCTGCCCGGCATCAAGCAGATCACCGACCAGGAGCAGCGCGACACCGCGTACGAGGGCGAGGCCACCCTCACCTACGACACCGACCGCCGCGTCGGCTGCGGCTGGAAGGTGGAGTCGACCGACGCCACCGACCATCTCCTCGTCGACTTCGAGCGCGTGGTCTCGTACGACAACGCGATCAGCGACGACGCCCGCGCCCAGGACATCTACGCGACCAAGGAGGCGGCGGCGGACCTCCCCGCGCCCGCCGGTTCGGCCACCGCGTCCGCCACCGGCAGCGCGTCCGCCACCGGCTCCGGCTCCGGCTCCGGCAGCGGGGCCCCCACCCCGTCCTCCTCCGCGTCCACTCCCGTGACCGGCGGCGGGACCCCCTCCGCCGGTACGAGCGGGACCCCGGCCGACCTCCAGCCCCGCCGGCTCGACTCCGTGGGCGACGATGCGTTCCTCGACGACAAGCTCAACTCGGCCTCCTCGACCACCCAGCAGCGCACGGTGACTGTGGTGTTCCGCACGTCCAACGTGATCGTGACGGTCGAGTACGCCGAGCAGCCGACCGCCTCCGCGGGCGCCCCGGACAGCAAGGAAATGCAGGACAAGGCACGGAATCTGGCCCAGAAGCTGGTCGACCGGTTCAACGGTTAG